From Micromonospora rhizosphaerae, the proteins below share one genomic window:
- a CDS encoding metallophosphoesterase has protein sequence MDGQENEQRRTGDETTPATGRTRRWMPRLRPGRTSWLRRSGMVLAVLAVALAGVVIGTYAGGHVGTDIGPFRAELNLTPALTGGTTVDVPPLGALQLDSHDGPTHLTVELGALDQRRTQALINDPASISRASQSAVEDVRAGVMRLGVRTLACAVLATLLLAALVFRDVRRTAWSGGLALAVAGGSLGLSAATLRPQAIEEPRYEGLLVNAPAIVGDARRIANDYSRYAEQLQRLVGNVSKLYTTVSALPVYAPAPGTTRVLHVSDMHLNPTGWSLIQTVVDQFDIDVVIDTGDITDWGSEPEASFVGSIALLKKPYVYVRGNHDSGRTAAAVARQPNAIVLDNTTTTVAGLTIAGIGDPRFTPDKNTSPAGSGLTKQVAERVIGAGEQLAMTVRNSPQKVSIALVHDPASAGPLSGTCPLVLAGHTHARQVSKLPQLPGQQPTQLMVEGSTGGAGLRGLEGEKPTPLSMSVLYFDRQKLLQAYDDITVGGTGQSQVNLERHVIKEPARGEQVPVTPTPTVGPGPVTPTPTR, from the coding sequence ATGGACGGCCAGGAGAACGAGCAGCGGAGGACCGGGGACGAGACCACCCCGGCGACCGGGCGCACCCGACGCTGGATGCCCCGGCTACGCCCGGGCCGGACCAGCTGGCTGCGGCGGTCCGGGATGGTGCTGGCCGTCCTCGCGGTCGCCCTGGCCGGGGTGGTCATCGGCACCTACGCCGGCGGTCACGTCGGTACCGATATCGGCCCGTTCCGCGCCGAGCTGAACCTGACCCCGGCCCTCACCGGCGGCACCACCGTCGACGTCCCGCCGCTGGGCGCGCTGCAGCTGGACAGCCACGACGGGCCCACCCACCTCACCGTGGAGCTGGGGGCGCTGGACCAGCGGCGTACCCAGGCGCTCATCAACGATCCGGCGAGCATCAGCCGGGCCAGCCAGTCGGCCGTCGAGGACGTCCGCGCCGGAGTTATGCGCCTCGGCGTGCGTACGCTGGCCTGCGCCGTGCTGGCCACCCTGCTGCTGGCCGCGCTGGTGTTCCGCGACGTCCGCCGGACGGCCTGGTCCGGCGGGCTGGCGCTGGCGGTCGCCGGCGGCAGTCTCGGGCTGTCCGCCGCCACCCTGCGCCCGCAGGCGATCGAGGAGCCCCGCTACGAGGGGCTGCTGGTCAACGCCCCGGCGATCGTCGGCGACGCGCGCCGGATCGCCAACGACTACAGCAGGTACGCCGAGCAGCTCCAGCGGCTGGTCGGCAACGTCAGCAAGCTCTACACCACCGTCTCGGCGCTGCCGGTCTACGCGCCGGCGCCCGGCACCACCCGGGTGCTGCACGTCTCCGACATGCACCTCAACCCGACCGGGTGGTCGCTGATCCAGACCGTGGTGGATCAGTTCGACATCGACGTGGTGATCGACACCGGGGACATCACTGACTGGGGCAGCGAGCCGGAGGCGTCCTTCGTGGGCTCGATCGCGCTGCTCAAGAAGCCGTACGTCTACGTCCGGGGCAACCACGACTCGGGCAGGACGGCGGCGGCGGTGGCCCGGCAGCCGAACGCGATCGTGCTGGACAACACGACCACCACCGTGGCCGGGCTGACCATCGCCGGGATCGGGGACCCGCGGTTCACGCCGGACAAGAACACCTCGCCGGCCGGCAGCGGGCTCACCAAGCAGGTCGCCGAGCGGGTCATCGGGGCCGGCGAACAGCTCGCCATGACCGTACGGAACTCGCCGCAGAAGGTGAGCATCGCGCTGGTGCACGACCCCGCCTCGGCCGGCCCGCTCTCCGGCACCTGCCCGCTGGTGCTCGCCGGGCACACCCACGCCCGGCAGGTGTCGAAGCTGCCGCAGCTGCCCGGGCAGCAGCCCACGCAGCTCATGGTGGAGGGCTCCACGGGCGGCGCCGGGCTACGCGGCCTGGAGGGCGAGAAACCCACTCCGCTGTCGATGTCGGTGCTCTACTTCGACCGGCAGAAGCTGCTCCAGGCGTACGACGACATCACGGTCGGCGGCACCGGCCAGTCGCAGGTCAACCTGGAGCGGCACGTGATCAAGGAACCGGCCAGAGGGGAACAGGTGCCGGTCACCCCCACTCCCACCGTCGGGCCCGGGCCGGTCACCCCGACACCCACCCGCTGA
- the ilvD gene encoding dihydroxy-acid dehydratase, giving the protein MPELRSKTSTHGRTMAGARALWRATGMTDDDFGKPIVAIANSFTQFVPGHVHLKDLGGLVADAVAEAGGVGREFNTIAVDDGIAMGHGGMLYSLPSRELIADAVEYMVNAHCADALVCISNCDKITPGMLLAALRLNIPTVFVSGGPMEAGKTVAIEGVVHSKIDLIDAMIAASNEAVSEDQLGAIERSACPTCGSCSGMFTANSMNCLTEAIGLALPGNGSTLATHAARRSLFVEAGRTVVEIAKRWYDGDDASVLPRSIASRAAFENAVALDVAMGGSTNTVLHLLAAAREAELDFGVTDIDAISRRVPCLAKVAPNSPQYHMEDVHRAGGIPAILGELDRAGLLNRDVHAVHSPSLERWLADWDVRGGKATPEAAELFHAAPGGVRTTEPFSTTNRWSSLDTDAAGGCIRDREHAYSADGGLAILHGNLAPDGCVVKTAGVPEECLTFRGPARVFESQEAAVEGILNKSVVAGDVVVIRYEGPKGGPGMQEMLYPTSFLKGRGLGRSCALLTDGRFSGGTSGLSIGHVSPEAASGGLIALVQEGDEIVIDIPARSIQLNVPEDVLQARRVAEEKRDRPYTPLDRQRPVSAALRAYASMATSASDGAYRRVPE; this is encoded by the coding sequence ATGCCTGAGCTGCGGTCGAAGACCTCCACGCACGGTCGGACGATGGCCGGCGCCCGGGCCCTGTGGCGGGCCACCGGGATGACCGACGACGACTTCGGCAAGCCGATCGTCGCCATCGCCAACAGTTTCACCCAGTTCGTACCCGGGCACGTCCACCTCAAGGACCTCGGCGGCCTGGTCGCCGACGCGGTGGCCGAGGCCGGCGGGGTGGGTCGGGAGTTCAACACCATCGCGGTGGACGACGGCATCGCCATGGGCCATGGCGGCATGCTCTACTCGCTGCCCAGCCGTGAGCTGATCGCCGACGCGGTGGAGTACATGGTCAACGCGCACTGCGCGGACGCCCTGGTCTGCATCTCGAACTGCGACAAGATCACCCCGGGCATGCTGCTGGCCGCGCTGCGGCTGAACATCCCGACCGTCTTCGTCTCCGGCGGCCCGATGGAGGCCGGCAAGACGGTGGCGATCGAGGGCGTGGTCCACTCCAAGATCGACCTGATCGACGCGATGATCGCCGCGTCCAACGAGGCGGTCAGCGAGGACCAGCTCGGCGCCATCGAGCGCTCCGCGTGCCCGACCTGCGGCTCCTGCTCCGGCATGTTCACCGCCAACTCGATGAACTGCCTCACCGAGGCGATCGGCCTGGCGCTGCCGGGCAACGGCTCGACGCTGGCCACCCACGCCGCGCGCCGGTCGCTCTTCGTCGAGGCCGGCCGCACCGTCGTGGAGATCGCCAAGCGGTGGTACGACGGCGACGACGCCTCGGTGCTGCCCCGCTCGATCGCCAGCCGCGCCGCGTTCGAGAACGCGGTCGCCCTGGACGTGGCGATGGGCGGCTCGACCAACACCGTGCTGCACCTGCTCGCCGCGGCCCGCGAGGCCGAGCTGGACTTCGGCGTCACCGACATCGACGCGATCTCCCGCCGGGTGCCCTGCCTGGCGAAGGTCGCCCCGAACTCGCCGCAGTACCACATGGAGGACGTGCACCGGGCCGGCGGCATCCCGGCCATCCTCGGCGAGCTGGACCGCGCCGGCCTGCTCAACCGGGACGTGCACGCCGTGCACTCCCCGAGCCTGGAGCGCTGGCTCGCCGACTGGGACGTCCGCGGCGGCAAGGCCACGCCGGAGGCGGCCGAGCTGTTCCACGCCGCCCCGGGCGGGGTGCGCACCACCGAGCCGTTCTCCACCACCAACCGCTGGTCGTCGCTGGACACCGACGCGGCCGGCGGCTGCATCCGGGACCGGGAGCACGCGTACTCGGCCGACGGCGGGCTGGCCATCCTGCACGGCAACCTGGCGCCGGACGGCTGCGTGGTGAAGACCGCCGGGGTGCCCGAGGAGTGCCTGACCTTCCGCGGACCGGCCCGGGTCTTCGAGTCCCAGGAGGCCGCCGTCGAGGGCATCCTCAACAAGTCCGTCGTCGCCGGGGACGTGGTGGTGATCCGGTACGAGGGGCCGAAGGGCGGCCCGGGCATGCAGGAGATGCTCTACCCCACCTCGTTCCTCAAGGGCCGGGGGCTGGGCCGCTCCTGTGCGCTGCTCACCGACGGGCGGTTCTCCGGCGGCACCTCCGGGCTGTCGATCGGGCACGTCTCCCCCGAGGCGGCCTCCGGCGGCCTGATCGCGCTGGTCCAGGAGGGTGACGAGATCGTCATCGACATCCCGGCCCGGTCCATCCAGCTCAACGTGCCGGAGGACGTGCTCCAGGCCCGCCGGGTCGCCGAGGAGAAGCGAGACCGGCCGTACACCCCGCTGGACCGGCAACGCCCGGTGTCCGCGGCGCTTCGCGCGTACGCCTCGATGGCCACCTCGGCCAGCGACGGCGCCTACCGCCGCGTGCCGGAGTAG
- a CDS encoding putative bifunctional diguanylate cyclase/phosphodiesterase yields the protein MVVVALLSGLVAATGGALLAASARRRVGPHRQAHVLLAAAAGAALLSLLVGVTAVFASGDHWAHQQGQRTGWATVVSIGTTISGLALGAALLRLPGAAATPAATARLLLDGVIMGTALWFVGWVLFSEPTLLLGAATPVACVPILLPTVSAALTAGLTLIMVLRTAPPRHRLVLLGAGATAVTCGGLGLAAGLCQGGPAMGLTGAAVLAVGLLAAALAVRRVDPPWQVDVDLIRRDGEYAFVPMFAMAASAMYHLVEGGRFDAFGIIAGSVEGFALVTRQYLALNDVRGYAGRLAEREAHFRELAHTDPLTGLANRRGLLRALYRCAEADVPCVLLGLDLDGFKNVNDMRGHDIGDAVLAEVGRRLRGNLRPGDLAARLGGDEFAVLLHGATDADRVAERLLGVLGRPYEEADGPVFLSVSIGVAGHCGEPDVELLLRHADLALRYAKQRGKNRIERYDAAYDQLLRRRTLLEHELRGAIERDELRLAFQPVASLPSVRPVGAEALLRWHHPELGNVRPDEFIPLAEECGMIAKLGAWVLHEACYQLSRWLADGHDVWVSVNVSPRELHAPEYVVQVADALRAHHVPPQRLVLEVTEHAVATDLDELIRRLTALRLTGVRIALDDFGAGYSSLGQLRRLPIDILKIDHSLVAEHEPVRPVGKDGPAFAPMVDIVMRLGHQLGLEVIAEGVTSRTELAAVVAAGCRFGQGALFGWGVPAEHLEAMLEAATSPGARPASLPPGPTAAPTRPPAPFPRFGLHPAPPVPAPRASAAGSPQVGPAAQGASGGDTPTSVNQNVGSVDSSREMRQA from the coding sequence ATGGTCGTCGTCGCGCTGCTGAGCGGGCTCGTCGCCGCCACCGGCGGCGCGCTGCTGGCCGCGTCGGCCCGCCGCCGGGTCGGACCGCACCGGCAGGCCCACGTGCTGCTCGCCGCAGCCGCCGGGGCGGCGCTGCTCAGCCTCCTCGTCGGGGTGACCGCCGTGTTCGCCAGCGGGGACCACTGGGCGCACCAGCAGGGGCAGCGCACCGGCTGGGCGACCGTGGTCTCGATCGGCACGACGATCAGCGGGCTGGCCCTCGGTGCCGCCCTGCTCCGGCTGCCCGGCGCGGCGGCCACCCCGGCCGCCACCGCCCGGCTGCTCCTCGACGGCGTGATCATGGGGACCGCGCTCTGGTTCGTCGGCTGGGTGCTCTTCTCCGAGCCGACCCTGCTGCTCGGCGCGGCCACCCCGGTGGCCTGCGTACCGATCCTGCTGCCCACGGTGAGCGCGGCGCTCACCGCCGGGCTGACCCTGATCATGGTGCTGCGGACCGCCCCGCCACGGCACCGGCTCGTCCTGCTCGGCGCCGGTGCCACCGCGGTGACCTGCGGCGGGCTCGGCCTCGCCGCGGGGCTCTGCCAGGGCGGACCGGCCATGGGCCTGACCGGGGCGGCCGTGCTGGCGGTGGGGCTGCTCGCCGCCGCCCTCGCCGTGCGGCGGGTCGACCCACCCTGGCAGGTGGACGTCGATCTGATCCGCCGGGACGGCGAGTACGCCTTCGTGCCGATGTTCGCCATGGCCGCCTCGGCGATGTACCACCTGGTCGAGGGCGGCCGGTTCGACGCGTTCGGCATCATCGCCGGCAGCGTCGAGGGCTTTGCGCTGGTGACCCGGCAGTACCTGGCCCTCAACGACGTGCGGGGCTACGCGGGCCGGCTGGCCGAGCGGGAGGCGCACTTCCGCGAGCTGGCGCACACCGACCCGCTGACCGGCCTGGCCAACCGGCGCGGACTGCTGCGCGCGCTGTACCGCTGCGCCGAGGCGGACGTGCCCTGCGTACTGCTCGGTCTTGACCTGGACGGCTTCAAGAACGTCAACGACATGCGCGGCCACGACATCGGCGACGCGGTGCTGGCCGAGGTGGGCCGGCGACTGCGTGGCAACCTGCGGCCGGGGGACCTGGCCGCCCGGCTCGGCGGCGACGAGTTCGCGGTGCTGCTGCACGGCGCGACCGACGCGGACCGGGTCGCCGAACGGCTGCTCGGGGTCCTCGGTCGCCCGTACGAGGAGGCGGACGGGCCGGTCTTCCTGTCGGTCAGCATCGGGGTGGCCGGGCACTGCGGTGAGCCGGATGTGGAGCTGCTGTTGCGCCACGCCGACCTGGCGCTGCGCTACGCCAAGCAGCGGGGCAAGAACCGCATCGAGCGCTACGACGCCGCGTACGACCAGCTGCTGCGCCGGCGCACCCTGCTCGAGCACGAGCTGCGGGGCGCGATCGAGCGGGACGAGCTGCGGCTGGCGTTCCAGCCGGTGGCGTCGCTGCCGTCGGTTCGTCCGGTCGGCGCCGAGGCGCTGCTCCGCTGGCACCACCCGGAGCTGGGCAACGTCCGCCCGGACGAGTTCATCCCGCTGGCCGAGGAGTGTGGGATGATCGCCAAGCTGGGGGCCTGGGTGCTGCACGAGGCCTGCTACCAGCTCTCCCGCTGGCTGGCCGACGGCCACGACGTCTGGGTCTCGGTCAACGTCTCGCCGCGCGAGCTGCACGCCCCGGAGTACGTCGTCCAGGTCGCCGACGCGCTGCGCGCGCATCACGTGCCGCCTCAGCGGCTGGTGCTGGAGGTCACCGAGCACGCCGTCGCCACCGACCTCGACGAGCTGATCCGACGGCTGACCGCGCTCCGGCTCACCGGCGTTCGGATCGCCCTGGACGACTTCGGCGCGGGCTACTCCTCGCTGGGTCAGCTGCGCCGGCTGCCGATCGACATCCTCAAGATCGACCACAGCCTGGTGGCCGAGCACGAGCCGGTCCGGCCAGTGGGGAAGGACGGGCCGGCCTTCGCGCCGATGGTCGACATCGTCATGCGCCTCGGCCACCAGCTCGGGCTGGAGGTGATCGCCGAGGGCGTCACCAGCCGGACCGAGCTGGCCGCGGTGGTCGCCGCCGGCTGCCGCTTCGGTCAGGGCGCGCTCTTCGGCTGGGGGGTGCCGGCCGAGCATCTGGAGGCGATGCTGGAGGCGGCCACCTCGCCCGGCGCGCGGCCCGCGTCGTTGCCGCCGGGCCCGACGGCGGCCCCGACCCGCCCCCCGGCGCCGTTCCCGCGCTTCGGGCTGCACCCGGCCCCGCCGGTGCCCGCCCCACGCGCCTCGGCGGCGGGATCTCCGCAGGTGGGACCGGCCGCGCAGGGCGCGTCGGGAGGCGACACGCCGACGTCTGTTAACCAGAATGTGGGATCAGTTGACTCATCGCGTGAGATGCGTCAGGCTTAG
- a CDS encoding putative bifunctional diguanylate cyclase/phosphodiesterase codes for MPVAYPSGDQRRPPLPHVVVPAVGALLALAGAVLTAGLTAAMLPLADPAHRPSVAQAGLAVTATLYAVGLLRLPGRSRLSVPERLRRAVDVVGLGTSLVFASWVLLPPGAVPPPARTAAVAGALGLAVLTVAALADRRRRPGAALCRVGAAATLSGLVALVLLLAYRAPEWASLAVPPPMLAGAFVTAVGARRVLTGDPPRAGGRAAAWPRVTAPAGIAALAAGHHLWAVGEFSAPAVALGLAVIPPMVLKELLAAADHRRRAERLAAREARLRDLLGDVDERDRTVHRLLDTDQLTGLAGRRELLRELGRRAGSPTGALLVVDLHGHAVADDGPGPAIGDDVLVEVARRLRAGCGPRDLVARLVGDEFAVLTDVGPVLAYALGTRLLAALTEPYPLPVGAARLQVSIGLAETAGGDPEDVFRQADLARRRAVQLGRDRVEWYDAYLEEQLVRRLDLERELPGAVARGELDLVYQPVLALSDRLPVGVEALLRWRSPVLGTVLPAELLPVAEDLDLVGEVGRWVLDRACRQLADWSGGGRELWLSVNVTPRELAAPDFVPRTATALAAHGVSPERLVVEVAESRVGAELPTVVARLAGLRSLGVRTALDDFRAEHASLAQLRRLPIDLLKVGPDLVGPAGDPQRLLIDVVVSLGGRLGLEVVVEGLESDVQVAGARRSGCRYGQGFALAGPATAERVEAWFAESRSVSR; via the coding sequence GTGCCCGTCGCGTACCCCTCCGGCGATCAGCGCCGCCCGCCGCTTCCCCATGTTGTCGTGCCGGCCGTCGGGGCGCTGCTCGCCCTCGCCGGTGCCGTGCTGACGGCCGGGCTCACCGCGGCCATGCTGCCGCTGGCGGATCCGGCGCACCGGCCGTCGGTCGCGCAGGCCGGTCTGGCCGTCACCGCGACCCTGTACGCGGTGGGCCTGCTGCGCTTGCCCGGACGGTCGCGGCTCTCCGTGCCCGAGCGGTTGCGCCGCGCGGTGGACGTGGTCGGCCTCGGCACCAGCCTGGTCTTCGCGAGCTGGGTGCTCCTCCCGCCCGGCGCGGTGCCCCCGCCGGCCCGTACGGCCGCCGTGGCCGGTGCCCTCGGGCTCGCCGTGCTCACGGTCGCCGCGCTGGCCGACCGGCGGCGGCGCCCGGGCGCGGCGCTCTGCCGGGTCGGCGCGGCGGCCACCCTGTCCGGGCTGGTGGCCCTCGTGCTGCTGCTGGCCTACCGGGCGCCGGAGTGGGCCAGCCTGGCCGTCCCGCCACCGATGCTGGCCGGAGCGTTCGTCACCGCGGTCGGCGCCCGGCGGGTGTTGACGGGGGACCCGCCCCGCGCCGGCGGGCGGGCGGCGGCCTGGCCCCGGGTCACCGCGCCCGCGGGCATCGCCGCGCTCGCCGCCGGCCACCACCTCTGGGCGGTGGGGGAGTTCAGCGCCCCCGCCGTCGCGCTCGGCCTGGCGGTGATCCCGCCGATGGTGCTAAAGGAGCTGTTGGCCGCCGCCGACCACCGCCGGCGTGCCGAGCGGCTCGCCGCCCGCGAGGCGCGGCTGCGCGACCTGCTCGGCGACGTCGACGAGCGGGACCGGACGGTGCACCGGCTCCTCGACACCGACCAGCTCACCGGGCTGGCCGGCCGGCGGGAGCTGCTGCGCGAGCTGGGCCGTCGAGCGGGGTCGCCGACCGGCGCGCTGCTCGTCGTCGATCTGCACGGGCACGCCGTGGCCGACGACGGGCCCGGTCCGGCAATCGGGGACGACGTGCTGGTCGAGGTGGCCCGCCGGTTGCGTGCCGGCTGCGGCCCCCGGGATCTGGTGGCCCGGCTGGTCGGCGACGAGTTCGCGGTGCTCACCGACGTCGGGCCGGTGCTGGCGTACGCGCTGGGCACCCGGCTGCTGGCCGCGTTGACCGAGCCGTATCCGCTCCCGGTCGGGGCGGCGCGGCTGCAGGTCAGCATCGGGCTGGCCGAGACGGCCGGCGGGGACCCGGAGGACGTGTTCCGGCAGGCGGACCTGGCCCGGCGGCGGGCGGTGCAGCTCGGCCGGGACCGGGTCGAGTGGTACGACGCGTACCTCGAGGAGCAGCTGGTCCGGCGGCTCGACCTGGAACGCGAGCTGCCCGGTGCGGTGGCCCGGGGCGAACTGGACCTGGTCTACCAGCCGGTGCTCGCCCTGAGCGACCGGCTGCCGGTGGGTGTCGAGGCGCTGCTGCGCTGGCGCAGCCCGGTGCTGGGCACCGTGCTCCCGGCCGAGCTGCTGCCGGTGGCGGAGGACCTGGACCTCGTCGGCGAGGTGGGCCGCTGGGTGCTGGACCGGGCCTGCCGACAGCTCGCCGACTGGTCGGGTGGCGGGCGCGAGCTCTGGTTGTCGGTCAACGTCACGCCGCGGGAGCTGGCCGCGCCGGACTTCGTGCCGCGTACCGCGACCGCCCTCGCCGCACACGGCGTGTCGCCGGAGCGGCTGGTGGTCGAGGTGGCCGAGTCGCGCGTCGGCGCCGAGCTGCCCACAGTGGTGGCCCGGCTGGCCGGGCTGCGGTCCCTGGGCGTGCGGACCGCGCTGGACGACTTCCGCGCCGAGCACGCCTCCCTGGCCCAGCTCCGCCGGCTCCCGATCGACCTGCTCAAGGTCGGCCCGGACCTGGTCGGGCCGGCCGGGGACCCGCAGCGCCTGCTGATCGACGTGGTGGTCAGCCTCGGCGGCCGGCTCGGCTTGGAGGTGGTGGTCGAGGGCCTGGAGTCCGACGTCCAGGTGGCCGGGGCGCGCCGGTCCGGCTGCCGGTACGGCCAGGGTTTCGCGCTGGCCGGGCCGGCGACCGCCGAGCGGGTGGAGGCCTGGTTCGCGGAGTCCCGGTCGGTGTCCCGGTAA
- a CDS encoding PQQ-dependent sugar dehydrogenase, giving the protein MSARPPYPRTGRLRAALVASCAALLLASGGCAFGEPDPDPAGEPPNLPTPSATATTGGAGQQVVATVLAKGLDVPWAIAFLPDGGALVTERDSGRILQVGPGSGPEGLNVTVVQTVPDVAAGGEGGLLGIAVSPSYAKDRTLFVYYTTRQDNRIARLQLGERPTPILTGIPAAGNHNGGGLGFGPDGYLYASTGDAGRQATAQDQKSLGGKILRLTRDGKPAPGNPFPGSPVWSLGHRNVQGFSWDGAKRMYAVEFGQNTWDEINQITRGANYGWPRVEGRADDGRHVDPIVQWRTPEASCSGLASVQRLLITACLRGERLWLVELTDKGTVLGQPRELLNGRYGRLRAAVAAPDGSIWVTTSNRDGRGKPAPEDDRILRLVFADGGAGRS; this is encoded by the coding sequence GTGAGCGCCCGTCCCCCGTACCCTCGCACCGGCCGCCTCCGCGCGGCGCTCGTGGCGTCCTGCGCGGCGCTGCTGCTGGCCAGCGGCGGCTGCGCCTTCGGCGAGCCGGATCCCGACCCGGCCGGCGAGCCGCCGAACCTCCCGACTCCGTCCGCGACCGCCACCACGGGCGGTGCGGGTCAGCAGGTGGTGGCCACGGTGCTGGCCAAGGGGCTGGACGTGCCGTGGGCCATCGCCTTCCTTCCCGACGGCGGCGCGCTGGTCACCGAGCGGGACAGCGGCCGGATCCTTCAGGTCGGCCCCGGGTCGGGGCCCGAGGGACTGAACGTCACCGTCGTGCAGACCGTGCCCGACGTGGCGGCGGGCGGCGAGGGCGGGCTGCTCGGCATCGCGGTCTCCCCGTCCTATGCGAAGGACCGCACGCTCTTCGTCTACTACACGACCAGGCAGGACAACCGGATCGCCCGGCTGCAGCTGGGCGAGCGGCCCACCCCGATCCTCACCGGCATCCCGGCCGCCGGCAACCACAATGGCGGCGGCCTGGGCTTCGGCCCGGACGGCTACCTCTACGCCAGCACTGGAGACGCCGGGCGGCAGGCGACGGCACAGGACCAGAAGAGCCTCGGCGGCAAGATCCTCCGGCTCACCCGGGACGGGAAACCGGCGCCCGGCAACCCCTTCCCCGGCTCCCCGGTCTGGTCGTTGGGCCATCGCAACGTCCAGGGCTTCAGCTGGGACGGCGCCAAGCGGATGTACGCCGTCGAGTTCGGCCAGAACACCTGGGACGAGATCAACCAGATCACCAGGGGCGCCAACTACGGCTGGCCACGGGTCGAGGGACGGGCCGACGACGGACGGCACGTGGACCCGATCGTGCAGTGGCGGACCCCGGAGGCTTCCTGCTCCGGGCTGGCCTCGGTGCAGCGGCTGCTGATCACCGCGTGCCTGCGCGGCGAGCGGCTCTGGCTGGTTGAGCTGACCGACAAGGGCACGGTGCTCGGTCAGCCCCGCGAGCTGCTGAACGGCAGGTACGGCCGGCTGCGGGCCGCGGTGGCCGCCCCGGACGGCTCGATCTGGGTCACCACCTCCAACCGGGACGGCCGGGGTAAACCGGCGCCGGAGGACGACCGGATCCTGCGGCTGGTCTTCGCCGACGGCGGGGCCGGACGCAGCTGA
- a CDS encoding 2-hydroxyacid dehydrogenase, producing MKVWIPHRAGHALLGELPPGVTVELMEDPARLPSPPADVRFWVPPFLAKPGATALLAELPDLEVVQLLSAGADAWVSRIPDGVTLCDARGVHDSATAEWAAAAILSQLRGFGPLARAQARREWAYDEVAPTDELAGKRVLIVGAGSIGAALQARLAPFEVTFTLVARTARPAEGVHGVDELPSLLPEADVVVLLVPLTEQTRGLVDEKFLAAMPDGALLVNAARGPVARTSALVAELTSGRLRAALDVTDPEPLPADHPLWELPNVLLTPHVAGSVRGLLPRAYRLVGEQVRRFAAGEPLVNRVVDGY from the coding sequence GTGAAGGTATGGATTCCGCACCGCGCCGGGCACGCCCTCCTCGGTGAGCTGCCGCCGGGCGTGACCGTGGAGCTGATGGAGGACCCCGCCCGGCTCCCCTCGCCCCCGGCCGACGTGCGGTTCTGGGTGCCGCCGTTCCTCGCCAAACCCGGTGCCACCGCGCTGCTGGCCGAGCTGCCCGACCTGGAGGTGGTGCAGCTGCTCTCCGCCGGGGCGGATGCCTGGGTGAGCCGGATACCCGATGGGGTGACCCTCTGCGACGCGCGAGGCGTGCACGACTCGGCCACCGCCGAGTGGGCGGCCGCCGCGATCCTGTCCCAGCTGCGCGGCTTCGGACCGCTGGCCCGGGCGCAGGCCCGTCGCGAGTGGGCGTACGACGAGGTGGCCCCGACCGACGAGCTGGCCGGCAAGCGGGTGCTGATCGTCGGGGCGGGCTCGATCGGCGCGGCCCTGCAGGCCCGACTGGCCCCGTTCGAGGTGACCTTCACACTGGTCGCCCGCACCGCCCGGCCCGCCGAAGGCGTGCACGGGGTGGACGAGCTGCCCTCCCTGCTCCCGGAGGCGGACGTGGTGGTGCTGCTGGTGCCGCTGACCGAGCAGACCCGCGGTCTGGTGGACGAGAAGTTCCTCGCCGCGATGCCCGACGGCGCGCTGCTGGTCAACGCCGCCCGGGGCCCGGTAGCCAGGACGTCCGCGCTGGTCGCCGAGCTGACCTCCGGCCGGCTCCGGGCCGCGCTGGACGTCACCGACCCCGAGCCGCTGCCCGCCGACCATCCCCTGTGGGAGTTGCCGAACGTGCTGCTCACCCCGCACGTCGCCGGCTCGGTACGCGGCCTGCTGCCGCGGGCGTACCGGCTGGTGGGCGAGCAGGTGCGGCGGTTCGCGGCGGGGGAGCCGCTGGTGAACAGAGTGGTGGACGGCTACTGA
- a CDS encoding PH domain-containing protein has product MSRVHTVRFRHNQAIVVAAIVAFIGALPLATARWWLLWVLLIPLAVLVWAWRSGTDADPRELRLRALAGQRRITWDRVAELTADPRGRAVVRLDDGEQLVLPAVRAADLPRLISATGQELPESSR; this is encoded by the coding sequence GTGAGTCGCGTCCACACCGTCCGCTTCCGGCACAACCAGGCGATCGTGGTCGCCGCGATCGTCGCGTTCATCGGCGCCCTGCCGCTGGCCACCGCCCGCTGGTGGCTGCTCTGGGTGCTGCTGATCCCGCTGGCCGTCCTGGTCTGGGCGTGGCGGTCGGGCACCGACGCCGACCCGCGGGAGCTGCGGCTGCGGGCGCTCGCCGGGCAGCGCCGGATCACCTGGGACCGGGTCGCCGAGCTGACCGCCGACCCGCGTGGGCGGGCGGTCGTCCGGCTCGACGACGGCGAGCAGCTGGTGCTGCCCGCCGTCCGGGCCGCCGATCTGCCCCGGCTGATCTCCGCCACCGGGCAGGAGCTCCCCGAGAGCAGCCGCTGA